TGTGGTAAGGGCTTCTTCTTTAAAACTCTATCTCTCCAGTAAGCTATGCCTGTCGCGGAGGCTGGAAGAGAAAAGCCTGTGTAAAATGAGTTCATTCATTGTCCTATATATAAGTTTTCAAAGTTTTAAGGACCGTGTTGATCCACCAAATTAAAACTTGtaaagtgttccactttttTCATGTTACTGAAGAGAAGGGTTTTGGGGTTTGAGTATGCATATGAAGTGGGTTTGGCAGACAAGTTGAGGAGGTTGGGGAAACATAGTAATTACTTTTCACTCTAGCTACTTTTCTCTCAACTTTGCACTCTAGCTTTTTTTCTGTACTCGTGAACAATTTCTCAACTTTGAGAGAGAAGGGTGGGGACCCCCTTGCTCCTAATTTTGTGCACCAGTCaacatttttgtttcagaatcagTAGGCAAAGGGAAACATGGGGTGAGGTTGGAGATGGATGGGAGGAGGGGGtggtgagtggggggggggggggggtaagagggTGGATGGTGCAGTGCATTTGGACGatagtggttttttttggtttgcttGCATATTTGGATCAGTATTTTCTTTCACGTTCACTTTGAAACCTGTTGGATCTGTGAACTTCACAGAACTAAAATAGTGCCCCTCATACATGACGGCTGTTCCTATACACCGTACGCCGAGTCTACAACTCACTGGGAGCCTTCCTATCCCCTTTTGCCTCGAAAAGAAATGTATGTTGTGTCAAGCTAGGCGTTGAAAATAAACTATCAGCAGCAAGCCCTGTTTTGAAAAGATCTCAAAGAGAAGAGTTGTGTTACCTCTCTCAGAGGGGTTCGGGCTCAGAAGATGACGTTTAAATTGCCGCAACAAAATGACGCCTTTTTCTCAAACGGTTTCACCGGCCTGACACCAGCCGTGCGCATGCTGCGTTTTGggaaacataaaaataaacgcTGAGGGCCCTTGATGTATTTTCTTCTGGCGTTTCTTCTTTTTATGGTGTGCAGTATACATACTATGCACATCCTGTTAaaattctgttttctttttggttACTTTTGATACCACAGCATGCAAGCGCAAGTGGCCcttgatatatttttttctctctggttACCCTTTAAGACAGATGTTCATTAATTAcccggtttgtttgtttgtttgtttgcttaacgcccagccgaccacgaagggccatatcagggcggtgctgctttgacatttaacgtgcgccacacacaagacagaagtcgcagcacaggcttcatgtctcacccagtcacattattctgacaccggaccaaccagtcctagcactaaccccataatgccagacgccaggcggagcagccactagattgccaattttaaagtcttaggtatgacccggccggggttcgaacccacgacctcccgatcacggaacggacgccttaccactaggccaaccgtgccggtattaaTTACCCGGTACAGCCCTGTTAGAATTCGAGCTTTTGTCTTCTTGGTTATTCTTAATTCCACAGCGAATGCGAAGTGTCCTTCTGGGATTTTTTCTGTCGTTTTCCATGAAAGGAAACTGTACATAGTTTGCCAATCTAATAAACGAACCACTTCTAACTTTTTCTCTTTGGTTATTTTGTACTCCACAGATGgagtaattggtgagtattTCTTGTTGTCACCAAATAAGTCTTCCCATGCTTGATGTTCATCCGATGTGTATGTTTTTTTCGATGTTGCATTCTTATAGCAGCAGCCAGATGAATGTTTTCTAAACGCATGGCGTAGGTCAAGTTTTAGTCCCAGCAAATGCAGCGCTTTTTTTGCATTTATTTTTTAACCGTGTTTTGATAGTTTTTTGCTCAGAGTTGCAAACTTTCCCAGCCCTGCGTTGACAGTTTTTGTCCTGTTTTCCCATATTGTGGTAGTGCTAAAACAATTAGTCACACATAGTCCTGTTCGCATTTTTTGGGTTATATGCCCCCTATTGTCGTGATATTTCAGTTCAGTTTTGTATGACATGTCCTGTGCCTTTGTTGCATGAAGATTTGAATGGGAACAAATAGTTTTACCTGACTTGCAAAATACCGCCTGCAATTTAGAAAGACATTAAGACATTGCACTTAAAATTTGAAGCAGGACAAAATCTGTTCCACACACAGACCTTTTCACCTCTGTCTCCCAACACCGCTTTTGTTCCTGCTTCGTTGATTAGGTAACCATAGAAACTGTTACACGCAAAAACTGAACCCACACAATCATATTTTTATTATAAATGCATTTTTAGAAAGGCAGTGGCATCGTGAAGTTTTTCCAATCTGCTTACTGAATCAGTTCTTGTTGTCTGTGTGAGAAGGTTGTGAGAAGgctgtgcttgtgtttgtgcgttTTTCTCCTGAtattgtgtttctgtgtgttttctttCGTTTCTGCATGTTTTGCGCTAATTCTTTATCCATGTGCGTTGTGATCGTTCGTGTTTTGATACAAGAGAAAGTCATGGCCTGTGAATGGTTTTCGTGTACTCGAGTTAGACTTGTATGACCTTGCACTGACGTTCCACGCCTCCGAGATATATGgaatttgaaaacaaaattgcGGAGTAAGGCATATTGTTTATGCTACATTTGTTGCAGGTAAGATAAATAGAACACATTATACATGAACAGTCGCATGCTCTTCATAGTTTATAGGCCTACTTCATCAGCTGAAATCGCTGGAAAAAATTGAACTCGGTGATGTGTCCTAGAAATAGAAAAGATGGTTACTACTAACAGCGACACGCTTTTCTCTGTTGAAATATAAGTTGCCTATCTCATGTTTGTTGAACATTATGTTGCCAGCATTCTCCaaattttatttcatgtttgtttgtgtttgcacAATGTCTTGTAAACGAGTGTATTTTGTCTCTCTAAGTCTTGCTTCATTTTCAAGCTGCACTAAGTGTTCTATTTTCATGAACTTTTCAAGTTTTGTAATTTGAAGAATTAAATACGAGACTGGTTAATCTATAAAAgttgaaaatcataaaacaagaaaggtagttAGTTAGTaagtgttgctttttgggtccagcggaccatatatgccaaatcaggaccccaaggttgttggaacgtttgttatggacaaaacaatacattcacagatatttcgacccaacggtcttttaagtgaacagacaaacaaatattcacacacaaatattaaaaaaaagaaaaaagttggCATCAAAAAGCAATTTGTATGTCTATTTCATGAGTCATAGTCAAAACTGAAGCGTTTTCTCAATGTAGGTCAtagacagcaacaacaaccgaTGAATACCGCAGCAAACAACTATATATCTCAATTCAAAACTGTCTGAGTGTACTGTAAGTATTTTACACACATAAACGCAGACGATTTGGTCTCGTTGAAAATCGTCTTTTGTTATCTATTTTCTTAAGAAGCTTCATTTGTGTGACCTATTTCTAAACCTGACCTCATTTTCTCAGCTCCGGGGCGCCCGTGCATAATTCCCGAGGATTGTTCGTGTCAGAACAACAGCGTCACCATCGCCTGGGCCCCTTACCTTGGCGGAGTGGTGGAAGCCTACAACTTGGAACTGGATGACGGCAACGGAGGGGACTTCAGGGTAAGTGAATTGACTGAGATTTGTTTTTAGTAATAGATAGAGTAGAGAGTTTGGACTGAATATCTTGTGAGATCTTTTCTGtatctttgtgtttgtgtgtgtcctttgtctctctctgtctgtctgttcttctttttatgtttctctctgtctctctgtatctctttcactctctgtcTCCTTGTNNNNNNNNNNNNNNNNNNNNNNNNNNNNNNNNNNNNNNNNNNNNNNNNNNNNNNNNNNNNNNNNNNNNNNNNNNNNNNNNNNNNNNNNNNNNNNNNNNNNNNNNNNNNNNNNNNNNNNNNNNNNNNNNNNNNNNNNNNNNNNNNNNNNNNNNNNNNNNNNNNNNNNNNNNNNNNNNNNNNNNNNNNNNNNNNNNNNNNNNtgtgtgtgtgcgttcgcgtggagaagatgaggaatacaatgcaatcttTTTTTTAACGGCTTCTGAAAATTCAATGaaaactttaaaggcacagtaagcctcccgtaaaccatcacagagctccccgagcgtctacatacagtacaagcatacttccatttgaacgctcaccgaacgggaacatcctggctgctttctgtcgagcgtgagaaattttcaaagaatttattttcttgGACTTGGtccaacaacaatggcgcctcgttttggtgctggacggctgttatgataccggaaatcacgcccggacagtaagcctcccgtaaaccatcacagatactgtcaggcttttacacacagtacaaacacccttccatttgaacgctcaccaaacgggaacatcctaggtgccctacgtaaagagcgagcaatttttaaagaattaattttgcagattgtctcgaacactttttggacccatcctgaactcaggtcaaacatgagttacttcccttcgggtctcattctattgatgtaaactggcgatagccgtgaatcgatgattatcaaaatgtttttggaccgtggtgcgtttttgtgctagacctaacttttaaaatctaaataataaattcacagcttgttacacaaacattctttaatcataaaagaattcttttttcatcaagacaagatcagtacaattcgaagttgtgaaagtttgaaaaaagaaaagcccggaagcaaggtcacgcaagggtcgtagcagacgacggtttatcagtgcatatcgccgttcctctcaacagtcaaaagccatcgctagagttcttgtgaaccacagccgtttgtttcgtgcataaaaacgtgctattgtaaataagctcacatcgagtcgcattcaaatgactaactgacgactacattgtgaaaaagggaaactggatcacacgggctcacgatggctcaggggtaagataaaccacgcaaaaaaaaattctttgaaaattgctcgctctttacgtaggccacctaggatgttcccgtttggtgagagttcaaatggaagggtgtttgtactgtgtgtaaaagcctgaccgtatctgtgatggtttacgggaggcttactgtgcctttaatgagcAATCAAATTAACGAATTTTTCAGCGTCCAATTagttgaaatgcaatcctaTAGTCCAGACTTCCTTGAAGACTGCTTGACCAAGATTTCactcaatttggttgaaaaatgagagtgtgacagtgccgcctcaacttgaaaaaaaagccggatatgacgtcatcaaagatatctacaaacatacaccacgaccatcgtctcgattctccgtctatgttaaaacattaagtcaaaacttgactaaatgtaaaaacgacgcACCAGTAGAAGAGGTAATTCAAACGATAACAAAGTCTACAATTCCAAACATTttaattactatttttgaaagaacgttcctattttcatcacaaaatcattctttcttttcttgtcgtCTTTGACTCTTTCCGTCTTTGTAAGGTTTGGTCGTTGTTCGCTGACAAATGTTCATAAGAtcaaaagcaaaaaacaaaccaGCAATGCCCGTTAAAATGGCTATAGCCAAAATTCCAATTGAAACAGCCGATTTTCTGTCATCTTCGGCCGAAGTCTTTCTTCTCCGTTCCTGGGACAATTTCTTGGCATCTAAGACAAGCTCTTGGATCTCTTCCTTCCGTTGCTTTTCATCGAGTTGGCGGTGGTTTGTAATTGTTCGTTTTGTCGTGCACAGACATGGGCAGAGTTTGAATTTTGGCTGTGGGGGAGCGTAAGCTTTTGGCTGAGATGGGGGTGTAGGGATTAGTTGATTATTAGTCGTGGAAGTTTCTTTTAATTCGTCCGTTGGTTCAGCCGGGGTAGTTTCTTTTAATTCGGCCGTTGTTTCAGCTGGGGTAGTTTCTGTTAATTCCGTCGTTGTTTCAGCTGGTGTAGTTTCTGTTAATTCCGTCGTTGTTTCAGCTGGGGTAGTTTCTGTTAATTCGGCCGTTGTTTCAGCTGGGGTAGTTTCTGTTAATTCTGTCGTTGTTTTAGCGGCCTGGGTAGTTTCTGTTAATTCGGTCGTTGTTTCAGCTGGGGTAGTTTCTGTTAATTCGGTCGTTGTTTCAGCTGGGGTAGTTTCTGTTAATTCGGTCGTTGTTTCAGCTGGGGTAATTTCTGTTAATTCCGTCGTTGTTTCAGTTCGGGTAGTTTCTGTTAATTCTGTCGTTGTTTTAGCTGCCTGGGTAGTTTCTGTTAATTCGGTCGTTGTTTCAGTTCGGGTAGTTACTGTTAATTCAGTCGTTGTTTTAGTGGCCTGGGTAGTTTCTGTTAATTCCGTCGTTGTTTCAGCGGCTTGGGTAGTTTCTGTTAATTCGGTCGTTGTGTCAGACTggattatttttgttattttagTCGTTGTTTCAGCCTGGGTGGGCTCCGTTGACATAATGGTTGTTTCGGGTTCTGAGGTTGTCACGACACATGGAATTGAAGGCATCTGGAATAGCCAAAAGCAATTTTGGCTTGTGTAATTCTTTGGGGCGTACAATTTGTGTAAACATAGCATCAaaatgtgtctctgtctctctatctctgtctctctatctctgtctctctatctctgtctctctttctttctctctctctctctctctctctctcacacacacacacacacacacacacatacacacaacacacacacacacacatatacacacattcacacacatacgcacacacacacacacacacaaacacacacacacacatatacacacacacattcacgcacacacacacacacatccacacacacacacacattcacacacacacacacacacacactcatgcacacacacacacattcacgcacacactcatgcacttacacacacacacacacacacacacgcacacatacacacacacacacacacacacacacacacatttacacacacattcacaactCTTTAGCAATAACCCCACCCCCAGTCCCCCTCCACTCGCAACCATGCACATCATACCTGCATGTCTGTCACCAGTGACGACAGATTGCTTTGACTGATGTGCAACTCTGGCATTAGGGGTATAGACCACGCCCGGGCTAAGTTGTAACCGTACAGGTAACCATGGAAATGGCCGCAATCACTGTTTGTTCTCTGGCACCGGATGTTGAGAAGGAAGTCTTGATATCGGGTCAAGGCTGCAGTCATCTCTGTGTAGTTAGTACCATTCACAAGGATGGTTTTGCTGCTGAAATGAATGTCACCCTGTGAAGAATGAAAAACGGTTATTCGTGTGATATATTATTCCAACCACTCAAACGACCAACACTCGATATAACCACAAGAACTAATAAAAACAACTAATGAATAGATTACAAAAATATCTAAATGCCGA
This Littorina saxatilis isolate snail1 linkage group LG17, US_GU_Lsax_2.0, whole genome shotgun sequence DNA region includes the following protein-coding sequences:
- the LOC138952607 gene encoding uncharacterized protein, yielding MKCWIQNSVLICIFNLILFIVNFQQSVCHSGRGTDFFLAFPEHPSDPFESTDLDLYVVIFNPTSSVVAVDVTYPKMTSLTSDSSILVSGGSVRHKLNAALQLMGSSKQGKGVKLQANNTVEVQAMTDYLNDIWGKSRGAYLALPRHSLSVEYVIATHCTAFKCFLAVVITEDNTVINVHLRVENGGVVHYGTDRYVDGDVIAECGDVGDVIQVTCLKCDLSGTMVTASNLVAVLAGGQFTKLYENYKDQVLEQFLPWEAAAGHNFILGRDTIYSPKNEIVKVITKDIGTTFVFKQETHTSTETRQTFVFTRKTGDGLAHLTSAQKILVATITEHERAGDQVMFIPLPVSSWATREYEMFVAAKFDMRMRLVLVAEFSSKDHLVITGGGFSGDIHFSSKTILVNGTNYTEMTAALTRYQDFLLNIRCQRTNSDCGHFHGYLYGYNLARAWSIPLMPELHISQSNLSSLVTDMQMPSIPCVVTTSEPETTIMSTEPTQAETTTKITKIIQSDTTTELTETTQAAETTTELTETTQATKTTTELTVTTRTETTTELTETTQAAKTTTELTETTRTETTTELTEITPAETTTELTETTPAETTTELTETTPAETTTELTETTQAAKTTTELTETTPAETTAELTETTPAETTTELTETTPAETTTELTETTPAETTAELKETTPAEPTDELKETSTTNNQLIPTPPSQPKAYAPPQPKFKLCPCLCTTKRTITNHRQLDEKQRKEEIQELVLDAKKLSQERRRKTSAEDDRKSAVSIGILAIAILTGIAGLFFAFDLMNICQRTTTKPYKDGKSQRRQEKKE